In Castanea sativa cultivar Marrone di Chiusa Pesio chromosome 6, ASM4071231v1, a single window of DNA contains:
- the LOC142638648 gene encoding elongation factor 1-alpha-like produces MGKEKVHINIVVIGHVDSGKSTTTGHLIYKLGGIDKRVIERFEKEAAEMNKRSFKYAWVLDKLKAERERGITIDIALWKFETTKYYCTVIDAPGHRDFIKNMITGTSQADCAVLIIDSTTGGFEAGISKDGQTREHALLAFTLGVRQMICCCNKMDATTPKYSKARYEEIVKEVSSYLKKVGYNPDKIPFVPISGFEGDNMIERSTNLDWYKGPTLLEALDQINEPKRPSDKPLRLPLQDVYKIGGIGTVPVGRVETGVLKPGTVVTFGPTGLTTEVKSVEMHHEALVEALPGDNVGFNVKNVAVKDLKRGFVASNSKDDPAKEAANFSSQVIIMNHPGQIGNGYAPVLDCHTSHIAVKFAELLTKIDRRSGKELEKEPKFLKNGDSGMVKMIPTKPMVVETFSEYPPLGRFAVRDMRQTVAVGVIKSVEKKDPSGAKVTKSAAKKK; encoded by the exons ATGGGTAAGGAAAAGGTTCACATTAACATTGTGGTCATTGGCCACGTCGACTCCGGAAAGTCGACCACCACTGGTCACTTGATATACAAGCTTGGAGGTATCGACAAGCGTGTTATTGAGAGGTTTGAGAAGGAAGCTGCTGAGATGAACAAGAGGTCATTCAAGTACGCCTGGGTGCTTGACAAGCTCAAGGCTGAGCGTGAGCGTGGTATCACCATTGATATTGCCTTGTGGAAGTTTGAAACCACCAAGTACTACTGCACAGTCATTGATGCTCCTGGACATCGTGATTTCATCAAGAACATGATTACTGGAACCTCCCAGGCTGATTGTGCTGTCCTCATTATCGACTCCACCACTGGTGGTTTTGAAGCTGGTATTTCGAAGGATGGACAGACCCGTGAGCATGCTCTCCTTGCTTTCACCCTTGGTGTCAGGCAAATGATTTGCTGCTGCAACAAG ATGGATGCCACTACCCCCAAGTACTCAAAGGCTCGGTACGAAGAAATCGTGAAGGAAGTCTCTTCTTACTTGAAGAAGGTTGGGTACAACCCTGACAAGATTCCTTTTGTCCCCATCTCTGGATTTGAGGGTGACAATATGATTGAGAGGTCCACCAACCTTGACTGGTACAAGGGACCAACCCTTCTTGAGGCCCTTGACCAGATCAATGAACCAAAGAGGCCCTCAGACAAGCCCCTCCGTCTCCCACTTCAGGACGTTTACAAGATTGGAGGCATTGGAACTGTCCCTGTGGGTCGTGTTGAGACTGGTGTTCTCAAGCCTGGTACGGTTGTGACTTTTGGCCCCACTGGACTGACCACTGAAGTTAAGTCAGTTGAAATGCATCATGAGGCTCTCGTAGAAGCTCTTCCTGGTGACAATGTTGGATTCAATGTTAAGAATGTTGCTGTGAAGGATCTCAAGCGTGGGTTTGTTGCCTCCAACTCCAAGGATGATCCTGCCAAGGAGGCAGCCAACTTCAGCTCCCAAGTTATCATCATGAACCACCCTGGCCAGATTGGAAATGGTTATGCCCCTGTCCTTGATTGCCACACTTCCCACATTGCTGTCAAATTTGCTGAGCTCTTGACCAAGATTGACAGGCGATCTGGTAAGGAGCTTGAGAAGGAGCCCAAATTCTTGAAGAATGGTGATTCTGGAATGGTTAAGATGATTCCCACCAAGCccatggttgttgaaactttCTCCGAGTATCCCCCACTTGGTCGTTTTGCCGTCAGGGACATGCGTCAAACTGTGGCTGTCGGAGTCATCAAGAGCGTGGAGAAGAAGGATCCATCTGGAGCCAAGGTTACCAAGTCTGCTGCCAAGAAGAAGTGA
- the LOC142641447 gene encoding protein REBELOTE — MGKLGKKARKFSKKNLQSVLKRKRQLKSLFKRRASKRDRHNAAEDEDEVDIELSNGRNPEAGDIEDISLDAIFSEDDSETGDDSESDGYLSEDSSCTLVAESGSEDYLKDSSGDSALSVQNNEIHLDLVQKTKKLNRLQEKDPEFAKFLESYDKGQPFRNEETYSDEDEISNEGMASNEGKFLTSSAVKSWCQLVKEQRSVPALTSLLNGYRAACHYGTKSSGDLDTESWSRIQNSETFCEILMFVLHEADNIFRGLLEISSSNCKKEAILGLKNTSKWKTLRPLIKSYLRSTLFLLSQVTDYEILAFALARLRNSILYFAAFPSLLRRLIKIAVHLWATGGGALSSHSFLIIKDVASVFSSNCFDTCFVKTYKAFIGHCQFLESAVFKHMQFLRNSLVELCSLDMQKSSRKAMVSIKQLAKTLQQGLQMKKEALKKICSWQYVNCIDIWVTFIAANISDYDLQPLLFMIIQIINGVAVLFSGPRYLPLRLKCIQWLNHLSSSSGIFIPVASLVLDVLEYNISKEGRSNEKAVNLSSAVKLPKHWLKSRNFQEECVSSAIELLAEHFAQWSCHISFPELATIPLIRLKKFVEITSIESFRRVMKRFIDQVEHNIEFVQKKRDEVAFSPKDQQSVESFLQLEKHSGKFPFTQYYRSIMEKAASRNLVLNEKFAGAEKIIKNIQQHPSDMVDVGGKGKGHSVKRKILSHERKNGKKTKV; from the exons ATGGGGAAGCTGGGGAAGAAGGCAAGGAAGTTCTCAAAGAAGAATTTACAGTCTGTGCTCAAAAGAAAGAGGCAGCTCAAGTCTCTGTTCAAAAGGAGAGCTTCTAAAA GAGATCGGCATAATGCTGCTGAGGATGAAGACGAGGTGGATATAGAGCTGTCTAATGGAAG AAACCCCGAAGCTGGAGATATTGAAGACATTTCCCTTGATGCGATATTTAGTGAAGACGATAGTGAGACAGGAGATGATTCTGAGAGTGATGGATATCTCTCAGAG GACTCAAGCTGCACACTTGTTGCTGAAAGTGGAAGTGAGGATTATCTTAAAG ACAGTAGTGGAGATAGTGCTTTATCGGTGCAAAACAACGAAATTCATTTAGATCTTGTACAGaagacaaaaaaattgaacagGTTGCAGGAAAAG GATCCAGAATTTGCTAAGTTTTTGGAAAGCTATGATAAAGGTCAACCTTTCAGAAATGAAGAAACT TATTCTGATGAGGATGAGATAAGTAATGAAGGCATGGCCTCAAATGAGGGCAAGTTCTTGACTAGCTCTGCTGTTAAAAGTTGGTGTCAGCTAGTGAAGGAGCAGCGCAGTGTGCCTGCCTTAACTAGTCTCTTAAATGGATATCGGGCTGCGTGCCACTATGGAACCAAATCAAGTGGTGACCTTGATACTGAATCATGGAGTAGAATTCAGAACAGTGAAACTTTCTGTGAGATATTGATGTTCGTACTTCATGAGGCTGATAATATATTTCGAGGGCTACTGGAAATATCGAGTTCTAATTGCAAGAAGGAAGCAATTTTGGGGTTAAAGAATACTTCAAAATGGAAAACTCTGAGGCCACTAATTAAATCTTATTTGAGGAGTACCCTGTTTCTCCTAAGTCAAGTTACCGACTATGAGATATTGGCCTTTGCCCTAGCAAGACTgagaaattcaattttatattttgctgCTTTTCCTTCTTTACTGCGCAGATTGATCAAG ATTGCAGTTCATTTGTGGGCAACAGGTGGAGGAGCCCTATCATCACATTCCTTTCTCATCATAAAAGATGTGGCGTCTGTGTTTAGCTCCAATTGTTTTGACACCTGCTTTGTTAAAACTTACAAGGCCTTCATTGGTCACTGCCAATTTTTGGAGTCAGCTGTATTTAAACATATGCAATTTCTGAGGAATTCCTTGGTTGAGCTTTGCTCCCTAGATATGCAGAAATCATCTAGGAAAGCAATGGTTTCTATCAAGCAACTTGCAAAGACATTACAGCAGGGTCTACAAATGAAGAAG GAAGCGCTAAAGAAAATATGCAGTTGGCAATACGTTAATTGCATCGATATTTGGGTAACGTTTATAGCAGCAAATATAAGTGATTATGATCTTCAACCACTGCTATTTATGATCATTCAGATTATAAATGGAGTGGCTGTCCTGTTTAGTGGACCAAGATATTTACCCTTAAGACTTAAATGCATCCAATGGCTGAACCATCTCTCCAGTTCTAGTGGGATTTTCATCCCTGTTGCATCATTGGTGTTGGATGTTTTAGAATATAATATTAGTAAGGAGGGCAGGAGCAACGAAAAGGCTGTCAACCTTTCATCTGCTGTTAAG TTGCCAAAACACTGGTTAAAATCACGAAATTTCCAAGAAGAGTGTGTTTCATCTGCCATCGAACTGCTTGCAGAGCATTTTGCTCAATGGAGCTGTCACATATCTTTTCCTGAACTGGCAACTATTCCTCTCATCCGGCTCAAGAAGTTTGTTGAGATAACTAGTATCGAGAGTTTTAGACGTGTGATGAAGCGTTTTATTGATCAG GTGGAGCACAACATAGAGTTTGTCCAGAAGAAAAGAGATGAGGTGGCTTTTTCACCCAAAGATCAGCAATCTGTTGAATCATTTCTCCAG CTGGAGAAGCATAGTGGCAAGTTCCCATTTACACAGTATTACAGAAGCATCATGGAGAAGGCTGCTTCTAGAAATCTGGTTTTGAATGAAAAG TTTGCTGGAGCAGAGAAAATCATAAAGAATATACAACAGCATCCATCTGACATGGTAGATGTGGGTGGTAAAGGCAAAGGACATtcagtgaaaagaaaaatactttcTCATGAGAGAAAGAATGGAAAGAAAACTAAAGTGTGA
- the LOC142638165 gene encoding uncharacterized protein LOC142638165, producing MARAALFHLLRSQSKQLSSSSRTFASGYYPRRSGTWPLCPSAKHNFASTIQAAAAQKRWASQAINKEDDNKISIGPRRGGEGKEDEKDTAIAYHGPISSTIKKVKLLSLSTCCLSVSLGPVITFMTSPDMNVVLKGAVAASVIFLSATTTGALHWFVSPYVHKLRWQPGSDSFDVEMLSWLATSIPKTIKFADIRHPETNRPFVTFKANGNFYFVDSDHCHNKALLARLTPQKHESALKNL from the exons ATGGCCAGAGCAGCTCTCTTTCACTTGCTCCGATCGCAATCCAAGCAGCTATCATCGTCTTCCAGAACCTTCGCTTCAg GTTATTATCCCCGTAGGTCTGGAACATGGCCACTTTGCCCAAGTGCCAAACACAACTTTGCCTCTACCATTCAGGCTGCCGCTGCCCAGAAAAGATGGGCATCTCAAGCCATTAACAAAGAAGATGACAACAAGATTAGTATCGGACCACGAAGAGGGGGAGAAGGTAAGGAAGATGAAAAAGACACTGCAATTGCTTATCATGGCCCAATCTCTTCCACCATTAAGAAAGTAAAGCTTCTTTCTCTTTCAACCTGCTGCCTGTCCGTATCACTGGGCCCAGTCATAACCTTCATGACATCTCCTGATATGAATGTAGTTCTCAAGGGTGCAGTAGCGGCATCTGTTATATTTCTCAGTGCTACCACCACTGGTGCCCTCCACTGGTTTGTAAGTCCTTATGTTCACAAGCTCAGGTGGCAGCCGGGTTCAGATAGCTTTGATGTGGAGATGTTGTCTTGGCTGGCCACATCTATTCCTAAGACTATTAAGTTTGCTGATATTCGGCATCCAGAGACCAATAGGCCTTTTGTCACATTTAAGGCCAACGGGAACTTTTACTTCGTCGACTCAGATCACTGTCATAACAAGGCTTTGTTGGCAAGACTGACTCCTCAGAAACATGAGTCTGCTTTGAAGAATTTGTAA